Proteins encoded in a region of the Populus nigra chromosome 3, ddPopNigr1.1, whole genome shotgun sequence genome:
- the LOC133688296 gene encoding small ribosomal subunit protein eS4x-like has protein sequence MARGLKKHLKRLNAPKHWMLDKLGGAFAPKPSSGPHKSRECLPLILILRNRLKYALTYREVIAILMQRHVLVDGKVRTDKTYPSGFMDVVSIPKTNESFRLLYDTKGRFRLHSLRDDEAKFKLCKVRSIQFGQKGIPYLNTYDGHTIRYPDPLIKANDTIKLDLESNKIVDFIKFDVGNVVMVTGGRNRGRVGVIKNREKHKGSFETIHVQDATGHEFATRLGNVFTIGKGSKPWISLPKGKGIKLSIIEEARKRQAASQTAA, from the exons atg GCTAGAGGGTTGAAGAAACACTTGAAGAGGCTCAATGCTCCTAAACATTGGATGCTTGACAAACTTGGTGGTGCATTT GCACCCAAACCCTCATCTGGACCCCACAAATCAAGGGAATGCTTGCCTCTGATTCTCATTCTGCGAAACAGGCTGAAGTATGCTTTGACGTACCGTGAAGTGATTGCTATTTTGATGCAGAGACATGTTCTGGTTGATGGGAAGGTTAGGACAGATAAAACTTACCCATCTGGTTTCATGG ATGTCGTGTCAATCCCAAAGACAAATGAGAGCTTCCGTCTGCTCTATGACACCAAAGGTCGCTTCCGGCTTCACTCCCTTAGAGATGACGAGGCCAAG TTTAAGCTTTGCAAAGTTCGGTCTATTCAGTTTGGGCAGAAAGGGATCCCTTACCTGAACACCTATGATGGACACACCATCCGCTACCCAGATCCCCTCATCAAGGCCAATGACACCATCAAGCTGGACCTAGAGAGCAACAAAATAGTTGACTTCATCAAGTTTGATGTGGGAAATGTTGTCATGGTCACTGGAGGAAGGAACAGAGGCCGAGTTGGAGTAATTAAGAACAGGGAGAAGCATAAGGGAAGCTTTGAGACGATCCACGTCCAAGATGCCACTGGCCATGAGTTCGCCACTCGTCTGGGCAATGTGTTCACCATTGGAAAGGGCTCCAAGCCATGGATTTCTCTTCCCAAGGGCAAGGGTATTAAATTGTCTATCATTGAGGAGGCTAGAAAGAGGCAGGCAGCATCCCAAACTGCTGCATGA
- the LOC133690359 gene encoding uncharacterized protein LOC133690359, protein MEDGVPEAESLLHPKDEDDDEKDNHQESGEERPSGSFINHIFSNLVSRGEAEHREEEGKEEENEEKGGGLLDSIIPNLVSPVSKKEEQNEAFQIRDGEGTSEDQVKKKQKVTTGVDKANERVKAEEEGGGGIIDHIVSHFPTSLPDDAVPTTDEAAILIHSIIHD, encoded by the exons atggaAGATGGTGTGCCAGAAGCTGAAAGCCTGTTGCATCCTAAAGACGAAGATGATGATGAGAAAGATAACCATCAAGAAAGTGGAGAAGAAAGGCCAAGTGGGTCGTTCATAAACCATATCTTCTCTAACTTGGTCTCTAGAGGAGAAGCTGAACATCGTGAAGAAGAAGgtaaagaagaagagaatgaaGAGAAGGGAGGTGGACTACTGGACAGTATCATCCCCAACTTGGTTTCTCCTGTgagtaaaaaagaagaacaaaatgaAGCTTTCCAAATTAGAGATGGTGAAGGAACAAGTGAAGATCAAGTTAAAAAGAAACAGAAGGTAACAACAGGAGTTGATAAAGCAAATGAACGAGTGAAGGCTGAAGAGGAGGGTGGTGGAGGTATCATCGATCACATTGTTTCCCACTTTCCTACATCGCTTCCAG ATGATGCTGTTCCAACAACTGACGAAGCAGCCATCCTCATTCACTCCATCATCCATGATTAA
- the LOC133687966 gene encoding ferritin, chloroplastic-like produces MAATFLSPVPAFSLAAKQGDTARVPITSPTSDGHGISCSSVSALPSASRKKRNTSLVVSATGETLTGVVFQPFEEVKKEVFVVPNSPQVSLARQYFVDECEAAINEQINVEYTASYVYHAMFAYFDRDNIALKGLAKFFKESSEEEREHAEKLMEYQNIRGGKVVLHSILTPPSEFEHVEKGDALYAMELALSLEKLTNEKLLSLHKVADENNDPQMADFVESEFLTEQVESIKKIAEYVAQLRMVGKGHGVWHFDQMLLN; encoded by the exons ATGGCAGCAACCTTTTTGAGCCCTGTTCCAGCCTTTTCTCTTGCAGCAAAGCAAGGGGATACTGCTCGTGTCCCCATCACTAGTCCTACAAGTGATGGGCATGGCATTTCTTGTTCTTCTGTTTCAGCCTTGCCTTCGgcttcaagaaagaaaagaaacaccaGTCTTGTAGTTTCTGCCACTGGAGAAACTCTTACTGGTGTTGTTTTCCAGCCATTTGAAGAGGTGAAGAAGGAGGTCTTTGTTGTACCTAATTCTCCTCAAGTTTCTCTTGCTCGTCAGTACTTTGTGGATGAGTGTGAAGCTGCCATTAATGAGCAGATCAA TGTGGAGTACACAGCTTCCTATGTATACCATGCCATGTTTGCCTACTTTGACAGGGATAACATTGCTCTCAAAGGCCTAGCCAA ATTCTTCAAGGAGTCgagtgaagaagaaagagaacatGCTGAAAAGCTCATGGAATATCAG AATATACGAGGAGGGAAAGTAGTACTTCACTCTATACTGACACCCCCTTCTGAATTTGAGCATGTTGAGAAAGGAGATGCATTATATG CAATGGAATTAGCATTGTCTTTGGAGAAGTTGACAAATGAGAAACTGCTGAGCTTGCACAAG GTGGCAGACGAGAACAATGATCCACAAATGGCAGATTTCGTCGAGAGCGAATTTTTAACCGAACAG gTTGAATCCATTAAGAAGATAGCAGAATATGTCGCTCAACTGCGGATGGTTGGGAAAGGCCATG GAGTATGGCACTTTGATCAGATGCTCCTCAATTAG